ATCGTGTTTTATTTTAAATAGCGTAAGGCAATTAAATCATTGATATAGTCAATTTTACAAATATTCTTATCGGTTTCATAACGATTATTAAAAGTAGCTACTTTAATTTTATTTTTATATTTTTCAATATGACTTGGGTTATTAGTGATTAAGACATTATTTTTATTAATATCATTATTATTATGAGATTCTGTAAGTGTTAAAAAAGTTTTGTTGTTATATAGTTGATAGAATTGATCAAACTGTAAGGCATAGTCTTTAACTATTGCATCGTCTATGATTATTCTTTGAGGTTTAAAAGGGGAGTATTTCCAAGGTTCATATGATGGATCGTCATTTTTATCTCCAATAAAGTATGATAATTTGGCAGGAGAAAATTTACCTGAACCTATAATTGGGCCTAAACCAGAATGAACAGGACAACCATCATATTTTTCAGCAAGATTTCTAACTAATTTCTGTGCTTTAGCTTTTGTTTCAATATTTGAATTAAAATACTCATCAGATTTGCTCAGTGTTTGCATAGCTAATGTAATAAATGAACCTAAGTTTCTTGATTTTCTATGTGTGTAACTATTTGAGCTGAAATTAATAAACCATAGTTCATCTTTGAATTTAAAAGCATATTCATCAGTAAATGGGTCATTATCAATACTATCGTTTTTATTGCCATATAAATTTTTCATTGTGGAAAGAACTTGCCAAGCTAAAAATTGTTTCGCATGAATATTCATATTACCAATTGGTTCAAAATAAACTAATAGGCCAGAAATTCCTCGTTCATTCTTTTTCATCTTTTTCAATTCTTTTAAATATTGGTCAATATCGGAAGATAGCTCTTTAGGATCATATGGATAGTTTAAGGCAGAATAAAAATGTACTTCTTTTTTGTGACCTTGCACGCCAAATACACAAGGAAAGCCTTTTGATTCAATAACTTCTATAGATTTGTGAGTTTCAGTTTCTAACCATTTATAATCTTTAGGTAACTGTTTTACATTGTTTTGAAAAAAGAACATTCCATCACCTCAAAATAGTATTGAATAATTTGTATTTTATATTAATTAATTTGCAATTACAAATTAAATTTATGTAAAGTTAATTAAAGGAATTTGAAGGTGTTGTTAACATTTGAGATTTAATTAAAATAAGTTTTAAAAATTGGAGGAGATAGATTAAACTAAGTGATTAAAAATGCAGATAAGTGTATTCACAAAAAAATAGCCACACTCATATGACATCGGATGAGTGTGGCTTAAGGATCTATGGGGGGAGGAAACCATAGATGTTTACTTTGATAGGCCAGATTAAATATCAAAGTATGCGATTATTTATAGCTTGATGCAAAAGTGGTATGCCTACTAAAAGTTACTGCACATAACTTTTAATATTCCGTTCAAAGGAAAGGGGCATACAATTGAACAATCTGTAATAGTACTTTTAACCAGCTATGCTAAAAGTCTAGTAGGGAGAACAGTTGTCCAATCACATAAGAACCTCAAACTTTGTTGCTACGATTAAGAAAAGCCTTTTTAAAGTTAGTATGTAATACAATTTATTCGCGCGTGTGAATCTCTTTAAAAGAGTGTGTAGGGAATGGCGTTACATAAATTGTATTAGAAGAACTTCTAACGCATCTCTGTGGTTAAAAGAGATGAAGGGAACGACAGTTTATTTAAACTGCATAAGAACTTCTAGCTTTTCTCTTTCGTTCAAAGAGAAGTTCTAATACCACCATATCGTGCGATCGGGAACGGTATATATATTAATAGGAGGGTAATATATATTTAACGCACGATATGGGACTATTAGTCTTCGACTTTGTTATGTTGATGTATGGCCTAAAATATTGGAAAAACCAATATTTTAGGTTGCATCAACATCAATTCATCATACTTCATTAAAACTCAGCGAGTTATTTCATGCTTCCGTGTACAGTTTCAATGTTTGATTTCATCATTTTATAATAAGAATCACCTTTAGTGCCTTCTTTACCAATTGAATCTGTGTACACTTCACCGAAGATATCTTTTTTCGTTTCTTCTGATAAACTTTCCATTGCTTTTTTATCAACACTTGTTTCAACTAATAAGTGTTTTAATTTATGAGCTTTTACAAACTCGATTGCTTGTCTCATTTGCTCTGGTGTACCTTGTTTCTCAGTGTTAATTTCCCAAATATAACCTGGAGTAATTCCATATTGTTTTGAGAAGTATTTAAATGCACCTTCACTTGTTATCATGGCACGTTGTTCTTTTGGAATATCATTAAATTTATCTTTACTATCATTATTTAACTTTTCCAATTGTGCAATGTACTTATTACCTTGTTTTTCATAATCTGCTTTATGTTTTTTGTCGTTATCGATAAATGTTTGTTGAATTGTTTTTACGTATTTAATACCGTTGTCTAAACTTAACCATGCGTGTGGGTCTTGTTTATCTTTGTTGCCTTCTTCACCGTTTAAATAGATAGGTTTAACATCTTTTGATACTGCGATAACTTTTTTATCTTTTAATGATTTACCAGCTTGTTCTAAGGCTTTTTCAAACCAACCGTTACCAGTTTCTAAGTTTAAGCCGTTATATAAAATGACGTCAGCGTCAGTTAACTTTTTAATATCTTTAGGTTTAACTTCATATTCATGGGGATCTTGACCGACTGGGACAATACTATGAATATCGACGTTGTCTCCACCAACATTTTTAGCCATATCGTATAAAATTGAATTCGTCGTTACAACTTTTAGTTTGCCATTTGACTTATCACTACTTTGTTTACCACCAGTACCACATGCAGCTACTAGAAGTAATAAGGCTAATAATAAAGGTATTAATTTTTTCATGTTAAACTTCCTCGTTTCTTTCTATTCGTAAATTTTGTGAAAAATAATGTGATGATATAAATTACAAATGTACAAAGTACAATTGTTGCACCACTAGGAATGTTGTAAATATAACTATAATAAAGCCCGACAATTGAACTTATGACACTTATTAAACTCGCAATAATCATCATTGAGTATAGTTTTTTGCTTATTAAAAATGCTGTAGATGCAGGTGTGATTAATAAAGCAACTACAAGAATAATACCAACTGTTTGAATACTTACGACTGTTACTAATGAAAGTAATAACATCACAAAGTAATGTAGCAACGTAGTATTTAGACCACTCATTCTACTGAACGTAGGATCGAACGTAGAAATCATTAATGGACGATAGAAAATAATGATTAATATAAGGACGATTGAACCAATCACAATAGTTGTTAGAAAAGCACTATTTGTGATAGCTAGTAAGTTACCAAATAAAATATGGTATAGATCTGTCGTTGTGTTTATTAAGCTTATAATAATAATCCCTGAAGCTAAGAAAGCGGTAAAACTAATTCCAATCGCGGCATCTGGTTTCGTTTTACTACTAGATGTGATATAACCGATAAAAATACTTGCAATCATACCAGTTACAAGCGCACCTACAAACATTGGAATACCAAACAAGAATGATAGGGCAACACCTGGTAATACAGCGTGACTCATTGCATCTCCCATTAATGAAAGACCTCGTAATACAATTAAACTACCAACTGTACCGCAAACAATCCCTACAATAATTGAAGTTATCAATGCACGATTTAAGAATTGATATGTAAATAAATGTTCGACAAACTCTAACATGTTATATTGCTCCTTTGACTAGGGTCACTGCAGTCTGTACTGCTCATAAAAGTTTCATTTAAGCGAGTGACACTCATAGCTTCTTCACTATCACCAAAGTATCGTAATGTTTGATTTAAAAGAATAATGCGATCAAAGTATTGTTTTGCTTTTGATAAATCATGGTGGATAATCAGGATAAGTTTTCCTTGTTGTTTTAAATTTTCTATTTTTGTCATAATCAATTTTTCGCTACTAAAATCAATTCCTACAAAAGGTTCGTCTAGAAAATATACTTCACTTTCGGACATCAATGCTCTCGCTACTAATACACGTTGTAATTGTCCACCACTTAATTCTGAAATTTGTCGATGACGTAAAGTTTCTAATTCCAAATCGCTTAATAACTGTTTAAGTTTATCCCTTGCTGATTTATTAGGTCGTCTAAACCATCCAATTTCTTTATAGCAACCTGATAAAATCACTTGTTCCACACTTATTGGAAAATCTAAATCAATATGTGCTTTTTGTGGAATGTATGTAATATGTTGCAGTTGGTGTTGTATAGGTTTGTTATATAACAATTTTGTACCGGTAGCGTTAAATTCGCCAATTAATGATTTGATTAGCGAAGATTTACCAGCACCGTTTGGGCCCATGATACCAATGATTTCACCGCGAACTGGTATCGATAAAGAAATGTTTTTAAGTACATGCTTATTACCTAAAAACAAATTTAAATCTTTTGTTTCTAACAAACGTTTACACCTCCTAATTAAAAGTTTAGGCTAACCTAATTAATTGTATAATAAACTGAGAATATTTATCATGTCAAGTAAATTCGTGATATAATAAAGTGAATGTATGTGAGGTGAAAGTATGTTAACTGAAGAAAAAGAGGATTATTTAAAGGCAATTCTTACGAATAATGGCGATAAAAATTTTGTAACAAATAAAATCTTATCTCAATTTTTAAATATTAAGCCTCCATCTGTAAGTGAAATGGTAGGTCGTCTTGAAAAAGCAGGTTATGTCGAAACAAAGCCATATAAAGGTGTTAGATTAACAGAAGATGGTTTAACGCATACACTTGATATTATTAAGAGGCATCGACTATTAGAATTATTTTTAATAGAGATATTGAAATATAATTGGGAAGAAGTACATCAAGAAGCAGAAATTTTAGAACATCGAATTTCAGATCTATTTGTAGAGAGATTAGATAGTCTATTAAATTTTCCTGAAACGTGTCCGCATGGCGGAGTTATACCGAGAAATAATGAATATAAAGAGAAATATGTTACAACTATTTTAAATTATGAACCGGGTGATCTTGTAACTATCAAACGTGTGAGAGATAAAACAGATTTGTTAGTGTACCTGTCTAGTAAAGATATATCGATAGGTAATGAAGTTGAAATTGTTTCCAAAGATGAAATGAATAAAGTGATAATTATTAAACGCAATGACAATGTTATAATTATTAGCTATGAAAATGCTATGAACATGTTCGCTGAAAAATAAAATAAAGAAGCCTTAAAGTTAAACGTTAATGTACTAGTAGACATTGACGGATAATAATTTAAGGCTTCTTTTTATTAACTTATTAAATGTGTGTATTTAAGTAAAATATTTACTGTATAAAGATTAAAAATAATCCAAATTGTACTGTAAATAAAGATTGGAACATGGCTAAGATCTTTAAGTGCACTTCCGTCCCATTGTGGACTTGGACGCTGGAAAGTTAATTTTGCAATTGTCCAACTAGACTGAAGGACTTCGCCTAATAAAGTACCTAATATAAATTGATAACTAATCGTGACAATCATTTGGATTGCTAATATATTGTCATCTTTTAATATAAAGTAAAGCATAATTGAAATTAATGTAATAACAATAAGAGGCGAACCTTTTCTAGATGTTAATATTAGAAAATAGATAAATATCAATAAATAGCTAAAAATAAATATACTAGGTATTTGATAGTGACTTGATGCTAAACCTATGAGCAACATCATTGGCGACATTAAGTAACCACCTAGCGTTGTAAGCCATTGACCTGCTAAATGTCTGGATTGCGTAACTGCAAACCCTTGTTGTAGAGTTTGCTGTCTTTCTCTTGGGCTTGTAACAATAACTAAATCTTTTGCACGTCCTCCAGCTATTTTATTAAATAACACATGTCCAAACTCATGTGTAAGCACAGGTAT
This is a stretch of genomic DNA from Staphylococcus roterodami. It encodes these proteins:
- a CDS encoding YqcI/YcgG family protein yields the protein MFFFQNNVKQLPKDYKWLETETHKSIEVIESKGFPCVFGVQGHKKEVHFYSALNYPYDPKELSSDIDQYLKELKKMKKNERGISGLLVYFEPIGNMNIHAKQFLAWQVLSTMKNLYGNKNDSIDNDPFTDEYAFKFKDELWFINFSSNSYTHRKSRNLGSFITLAMQTLSKSDEYFNSNIETKAKAQKLVRNLAEKYDGCPVHSGLGPIIGSGKFSPAKLSYFIGDKNDDPSYEPWKYSPFKPQRIIIDDAIVKDYALQFDQFYQLYNNKTFLTLTESHNNNDINKNNVLITNNPSHIEKYKNKIKVATFNNRYETDKNICKIDYINDLIALRYLK
- a CDS encoding metal ABC transporter substrate-binding protein; translated protein: MKKLIPLLLALLLLVAACGTGGKQSSDKSNGKLKVVTTNSILYDMAKNVGGDNVDIHSIVPVGQDPHEYEVKPKDIKKLTDADVILYNGLNLETGNGWFEKALEQAGKSLKDKKVIAVSKDVKPIYLNGEEGNKDKQDPHAWLSLDNGIKYVKTIQQTFIDNDKKHKADYEKQGNKYIAQLEKLNNDSKDKFNDIPKEQRAMITSEGAFKYFSKQYGITPGYIWEINTEKQGTPEQMRQAIEFVKAHKLKHLLVETSVDKKAMESLSEETKKDIFGEVYTDSIGKEGTKGDSYYKMMKSNIETVHGSMK
- a CDS encoding metal ABC transporter permease — protein: MLEFVEHLFTYQFLNRALITSIIVGIVCGTVGSLIVLRGLSLMGDAMSHAVLPGVALSFLFGIPMFVGALVTGMIASIFIGYITSSSKTKPDAAIGISFTAFLASGIIIISLINTTTDLYHILFGNLLAITNSAFLTTIVIGSIVLILIIIFYRPLMISTFDPTFSRMSGLNTTLLHYFVMLLLSLVTVVSIQTVGIILVVALLITPASTAFLISKKLYSMMIIASLISVISSIVGLYYSYIYNIPSGATIVLCTFVIYIITLFFTKFTNRKKRGSLT
- a CDS encoding metal ABC transporter ATP-binding protein produces the protein MLETKDLNLFLGNKHVLKNISLSIPVRGEIIGIMGPNGAGKSSLIKSLIGEFNATGTKLLYNKPIQHQLQHITYIPQKAHIDLDFPISVEQVILSGCYKEIGWFRRPNKSARDKLKQLLSDLELETLRHRQISELSGGQLQRVLVARALMSESEVYFLDEPFVGIDFSSEKLIMTKIENLKQQGKLILIIHHDLSKAKQYFDRIILLNQTLRYFGDSEEAMSVTRLNETFMSSTDCSDPSQRSNITC
- a CDS encoding metal-dependent transcriptional regulator, which produces MLTEEKEDYLKAILTNNGDKNFVTNKILSQFLNIKPPSVSEMVGRLEKAGYVETKPYKGVRLTEDGLTHTLDIIKRHRLLELFLIEILKYNWEEVHQEAEILEHRISDLFVERLDSLLNFPETCPHGGVIPRNNEYKEKYVTTILNYEPGDLVTIKRVRDKTDLLVYLSSKDISIGNEVEIVSKDEMNKVIIIKRNDNVIIISYENAMNMFAEK
- a CDS encoding M50 family metallopeptidase, which produces MNYLNNFLNTTTELNIYIIVFVAIIYIIIHQFRHKPLLNYLDIILNYIPVLTHEFGHVLFNKIAGGRAKDLVIVTSPRERQQTLQQGFAVTQSRHLAGQWLTTLGGYLMSPMMLLIGLASSHYQIPSIFIFSYLLIFIYFLILTSRKGSPLIVITLISIMLYFILKDDNILAIQMIVTISYQFILGTLLGEVLQSSWTIAKLTFQRPSPQWDGSALKDLSHVPIFIYSTIWIIFNLYTVNILLKYTHLIS